The following proteins come from a genomic window of Corynebacterium crudilactis:
- a CDS encoding aspartate transaminase — protein MSSVSLQDFDAERIGLFHEDIKRKFDELKSKNLKLDLTRGKPSSEQLDFADELLALPGKGDFTAADGTDVRNYGGLGGIIDIRQIWAELMGVPVEQILAGDASSLNIMFDAISWSYAFGNNDSEQPWSKEETVKWICPVPGYDRHFSITEHFGFEMISVPMNEDGPDMDAVEELVKDPQVKGMWVVPVFSNPTGFTVSEDVAKRLSTMETAAPDFRVVWDNAYAVHTLTEEFPEVIDIVGLGEAAGNPNRFWAFTSTSKITLAGAGVSFFLTSAENRAWYTSHAGIRGIGPNKVNQLAHARYFGDAEGVRAVMRKHAGSLAPKFDKVLEIMDSRLAEYGVAQWTVPTGGYFISLDVVPGTASRVAELAKEAGIALTGAGSSYPLRQDPENKNLRLAPSLPPVEELEVAMDGVATCVLLAAAEHYAK, from the coding sequence ATGAGTTCAGTTTCGCTGCAGGATTTTGATGCAGAACGAATTGGTTTGTTCCACGAGGACATTAAGCGCAAGTTTGATGAACTCAAGTCAAAAAATCTGAAGCTGGATCTTACTCGCGGTAAGCCTTCCTCGGAGCAGTTGGATTTCGCAGATGAACTCCTCGCGCTTCCTGGTAAAGGTGACTTCACGGCTGCTGATGGCACTGATGTGCGTAACTATGGCGGATTGGGCGGAATCATTGATATTCGTCAGATCTGGGCAGAGCTGATGGGCGTTCCTGTGGAGCAGATCCTTGCGGGCGATGCTTCGAGCTTGAACATCATGTTTGATGCGATCAGCTGGTCTTATGCTTTCGGTAACAATGATTCGGAGCAGCCTTGGTCTAAGGAAGAGACTGTTAAGTGGATTTGTCCTGTTCCGGGCTATGATCGCCATTTCTCCATCACGGAGCATTTTGGTTTTGAGATGATCTCGGTGCCAATGAATGAAGACGGCCCAGATATGGATGCTGTTGAGGAATTGGTGAAAGATCCTCAGGTTAAGGGCATGTGGGTTGTGCCAGTATTTTCTAACCCAACAGGATTTACTGTGTCAGAGGACGTCGCAAAGCGTCTGAGCACAATGGAAACCGCAGCGCCGGACTTCCGCGTTGTGTGGGATAACGCCTATGCCGTGCATACTCTGACCGAGGAGTTCCCTGAGGTTATCGACATCGTTGGGCTCGGCGAGGCGGCAGGTAATCCGAACCGTTTCTGGGCTTTCACTTCCACCTCCAAGATCACTCTTGCGGGCGCTGGTGTGTCCTTCTTCCTCACTTCTGCGGAGAACCGTGCGTGGTACACAAGCCATGCGGGTATTCGCGGTATTGGTCCAAACAAGGTGAACCAGCTGGCTCATGCGCGTTACTTTGGCGATGCAGAGGGCGTGCGTGCGGTGATGCGTAAGCACGCTGGGTCTTTGGCTCCGAAGTTCGACAAGGTTTTGGAGATCATGGATTCCCGCCTTGCTGAGTACGGTGTGGCGCAGTGGACTGTTCCTACTGGTGGTTATTTCATCTCCCTCGATGTGGTTCCAGGAACTGCTTCGCGTGTAGCTGAATTGGCTAAAGAAGCCGGCATCGCTTTGACTGGCGCGGGTTCTTCTTATCCGTTGCGTCAGGATCCAGAGAACAAGAATCTTCGTCTGGCTCCGTCGCTTCCTCCAGTTGAAGAGCTTGAGGTTGCGATGGATGGCGTGGCAACGTGCGTGTTGTTGGCAGCGGCGGAGCACTACGCCAAGTAA
- a CDS encoding Pls/PosA family non-ribosomal peptide synthetase produces the protein MSTQDHPKYAVYGVEVPPPECTLIDIVDATVAAYPEVPGLEGTNGTLTYSELRDTIEVEVCRLRSAGVGRGDRVGIRVPSGTVDLYVAILATLYAGAAYVPVDWDESDSRAQTVWEEADVAVVYGLSLSIDVRRHEPNTDHSRATLDDDAWIIFTSGTTGKPKGVAITHRSAAALVESERLLYLVDAPLGPQDRVMGGLSVAFDASCEEMWLAWRNGSTLVAAPRDLVRSGEELGQWIVDEKITAVSTVPTLAAMWDPDSLTAVRLLIFGGEACPLPLIEKLFVPGRELWNTYGPTETTVIVSGQLMTPEPPVRIGRPIVGWELAVVNEDGIPVNWGETGELVVGGIGLGRYLDEEKDRESYRALPALGWNRSYHTGDLVKAEPEGLIFAGRVDDQIKIGGRRLELGEVDGYLNDIPGVDAAAAAVRTTESGNDVLVGYLSGADPDAIDLQQARKLVAEKMPKGVVPLLCVLDELPMKTSGKVDRKALPWPLATQQDTGGLPERYAALGELWVEQLGPVSLTSDSNFFELGGGSVAVARLAARIRETHPGAEIGELYQNPFLGRMSHYLESLVSDSEERPMPKRIPRIGVLFQGFWVLFLYLINALRYVTGVLIVVWLLERFFDAGWVPGISGFPLLIAWLVLYSLPGKVMITALITRPLTFRMKAGRYRRGGWTHLRLWASQRTLTFMQLENLNGTPFAPMMHRLLGTKVGRNTSLSHSPSVTGLLTIEKGATVEFEADLEGYWIDGDTLIVDTITIGENVRVGARSIIQPGVRIAPGAEILPGTNVDRDIEGPETWSGSPMTYQGPAGETWPATTPSNTRETPVMGRLRSGLTYGGGLLVLRILQVAALVPGFMLVFPFVSHLEFYELVFPILIVWVPVFTILMVFTWLLGVVIVIRILSVFIRPGYFPQRSFTGFAVWLTHTLMQRTLISTYPIYASSFTPLWFRLLGARVGKDVEISTVETIPHLTWIRSGSFLADHALANSTRMCRGWLHVGTTVIGEGSFVGNSAIVGPDRDVSDGALMAVLSTAPYHPEAGSSWLGRHPMQITRQRVKGEDSLTYKPPFQRKVLRAGVELCRIIPAMISNWMDLLSVYILTSIYMYYWLGGETQLDSLMFASLWSWPVLVASGSLAALVALIAKWLLVGRFRERSVPLFSSLVWRGELADVFIESLAIPGFVRMSLGTPMLNLWHRCLGVKIGRSVWCETWWLPEFDLIRISDLASVNRGTVLQTHLFHDRVMSMEPVVLEDGATLGPNSFVLPGAVIGECTTVRTGSLVQRQEALPDNSEWAGNPVRYLGSTSSNAGRAETGQETLVMEGEDQ, from the coding sequence ATGAGCACCCAGGATCATCCGAAGTATGCGGTCTATGGCGTGGAGGTTCCTCCGCCGGAGTGTACTTTGATTGACATTGTCGATGCCACCGTTGCAGCGTACCCGGAAGTCCCCGGGCTGGAAGGCACCAACGGCACCTTAACCTACTCTGAGCTACGTGACACGATTGAGGTGGAGGTATGTAGGCTCCGCTCCGCAGGGGTTGGCCGTGGAGATCGAGTAGGAATCCGGGTCCCCTCCGGAACTGTCGATCTTTACGTCGCAATTTTGGCCACCCTCTACGCCGGTGCAGCTTATGTACCTGTGGACTGGGATGAATCTGATTCCAGAGCTCAGACGGTGTGGGAGGAAGCGGATGTCGCGGTAGTCTACGGTCTAAGCCTTAGCATCGATGTCCGCCGTCATGAACCTAACACTGATCACAGTCGTGCCACCCTAGATGATGATGCTTGGATAATCTTCACATCTGGAACCACAGGTAAGCCAAAAGGTGTCGCCATCACGCACCGCTCCGCTGCTGCGCTAGTCGAATCGGAACGGCTGCTTTACCTGGTTGATGCACCGCTGGGACCACAAGACCGAGTCATGGGAGGACTCTCGGTAGCCTTCGATGCCTCTTGTGAAGAAATGTGGCTCGCCTGGCGTAACGGCTCCACACTGGTGGCGGCTCCGCGTGATCTTGTGCGCTCCGGAGAAGAACTAGGACAGTGGATTGTCGATGAGAAAATCACCGCGGTGTCTACCGTGCCAACACTCGCGGCGATGTGGGATCCCGATTCCCTCACCGCGGTTCGACTACTGATCTTTGGGGGGGAGGCATGCCCGCTCCCATTGATCGAAAAGCTCTTCGTGCCAGGTAGAGAACTGTGGAACACCTACGGGCCAACCGAGACCACAGTGATCGTCAGCGGTCAGCTGATGACTCCGGAACCGCCGGTGCGGATCGGTCGTCCCATCGTTGGCTGGGAACTCGCGGTGGTCAATGAGGACGGCATTCCGGTGAACTGGGGTGAAACGGGTGAGCTGGTTGTCGGAGGTATTGGCCTCGGCCGCTATCTCGATGAAGAGAAGGACCGGGAATCCTACAGGGCTCTGCCAGCCTTAGGGTGGAACCGTTCCTATCACACCGGCGACCTGGTAAAAGCCGAGCCAGAGGGGCTCATCTTCGCTGGACGGGTCGACGACCAGATCAAGATCGGTGGTCGGCGTCTGGAGCTGGGCGAGGTGGATGGCTACCTTAACGACATCCCTGGTGTCGATGCTGCCGCAGCTGCGGTGCGCACCACCGAGTCCGGTAACGATGTGCTGGTGGGATATCTTTCTGGTGCAGATCCAGATGCAATCGACCTGCAGCAGGCCCGTAAGTTAGTCGCAGAGAAGATGCCCAAAGGTGTTGTTCCTTTATTGTGCGTTCTCGATGAGCTACCCATGAAGACCTCCGGCAAGGTGGACCGCAAAGCCCTGCCTTGGCCTTTGGCTACCCAACAGGACACTGGTGGGCTTCCGGAGCGTTACGCTGCCCTCGGTGAACTTTGGGTAGAGCAGCTTGGTCCGGTGTCGCTGACCTCAGACTCCAACTTCTTCGAACTCGGCGGTGGTTCTGTCGCAGTGGCTCGATTGGCTGCCCGTATCCGCGAGACCCACCCCGGAGCGGAGATCGGTGAGCTTTACCAGAATCCTTTCCTGGGAAGGATGTCGCACTACCTGGAGAGCCTGGTGTCGGATTCTGAGGAACGACCGATGCCAAAGCGTATCCCGCGGATAGGAGTTCTGTTCCAGGGCTTTTGGGTGTTATTCCTCTACCTGATTAATGCGCTGCGCTACGTCACTGGCGTCCTAATTGTGGTGTGGCTCTTGGAACGGTTCTTCGATGCAGGCTGGGTTCCTGGAATCTCCGGATTCCCGCTGTTGATTGCCTGGCTGGTGCTGTATTCATTGCCTGGCAAGGTGATGATTACGGCTCTGATCACTCGTCCGCTGACATTCCGGATGAAGGCGGGTCGTTACCGGCGCGGCGGATGGACGCACCTGAGGCTATGGGCGTCGCAACGCACTCTGACTTTCATGCAGTTGGAGAACCTGAACGGCACACCCTTCGCGCCGATGATGCACCGTCTTTTGGGAACGAAAGTGGGACGGAATACCAGCCTCTCCCATTCTCCTTCGGTCACTGGACTGCTGACCATCGAGAAAGGAGCGACGGTCGAGTTTGAAGCGGATCTGGAGGGGTACTGGATTGATGGTGACACTCTAATTGTGGACACCATCACGATCGGAGAAAATGTACGTGTCGGTGCACGCAGCATCATCCAACCTGGGGTGCGAATCGCGCCGGGGGCGGAGATCCTGCCAGGCACCAACGTGGACCGTGACATCGAGGGCCCTGAAACGTGGAGTGGCTCTCCGATGACCTATCAAGGGCCAGCAGGTGAAACCTGGCCTGCGACCACCCCAAGCAACACCCGGGAAACTCCGGTGATGGGTAGGCTTCGTTCTGGACTGACTTACGGTGGTGGTCTGCTGGTGCTTCGAATACTTCAGGTGGCGGCGCTAGTTCCGGGGTTCATGCTGGTTTTCCCATTTGTCTCCCATCTAGAGTTCTATGAACTGGTGTTCCCAATCCTGATAGTGTGGGTGCCTGTTTTCACTATTCTCATGGTGTTCACCTGGCTTCTGGGCGTGGTGATAGTTATTCGGATACTGTCTGTGTTCATTCGGCCTGGATATTTCCCACAGCGCAGTTTTACCGGATTTGCGGTTTGGCTCACGCACACCCTGATGCAGCGCACGCTGATTTCCACGTATCCAATCTATGCTTCCAGTTTCACTCCGCTGTGGTTCCGCTTGCTAGGCGCCCGGGTAGGCAAAGACGTTGAGATCTCCACTGTGGAGACGATCCCGCACCTAACCTGGATCCGAAGTGGCAGTTTTCTGGCTGACCATGCGCTGGCTAATTCCACACGGATGTGTCGGGGCTGGTTGCATGTTGGCACAACAGTGATTGGTGAAGGCAGCTTCGTCGGTAATTCAGCAATTGTTGGCCCGGACCGTGATGTGTCCGACGGAGCCTTGATGGCGGTGCTGTCCACGGCACCGTACCATCCGGAAGCTGGAAGCTCGTGGTTGGGACGACATCCGATGCAGATCACCCGGCAACGAGTCAAGGGCGAGGACAGCCTGACATATAAGCCGCCATTTCAGAGGAAGGTGCTGCGGGCGGGGGTTGAACTCTGCCGAATTATCCCAGCGATGATCAGTAACTGGATGGATCTACTGAGTGTGTACATCCTCACCTCCATCTACATGTACTACTGGCTGGGTGGGGAGACTCAACTTGATTCTCTGATGTTCGCGTCTTTGTGGTCGTGGCCGGTGCTGGTGGCTTCAGGATCTCTTGCCGCGTTGGTTGCGCTGATCGCTAAATGGCTGCTCGTAGGCAGATTCCGGGAACGTAGCGTGCCGCTGTTCAGTTCACTGGTGTGGCGCGGGGAGCTCGCTGATGTCTTCATTGAGTCCCTCGCAATTCCTGGATTCGTCCGGATGAGTCTGGGCACTCCGATGCTCAATCTGTGGCACCGCTGTCTGGGCGTGAAGATCGGTCGGAGCGTGTGGTGTGAGACCTGGTGGCTTCCAGAATTTGATCTCATCAGAATCTCAGACCTAGCTTCCGTCAACCGTGGCACTGTGCTGCAGACCCATCTTTTTCATGACCGCGTCATGTCCATGGAACCCGTCGTCTTGGAGGATGGTGCGACGTTGGGGCCCAACAGTTTTGTTCTTCCGGGTGCTGTGATCGGGGAGTGCACGACAGTGAGGACGGGGTCATTAGTGCAACGTCAGGAAGCCCTCCCTGATAACAGTGAGTGGGCAGGTAACCCCGTGCGTTATCTCGGCAGCACATCCAGTAACGCCGGTAGAGCAGAAACCGGGCAGGAAACCCTAGTTATGGAAGGTGAAGATCAATGA
- a CDS encoding DNA polymerase III subunit gamma and tau, with product MALYSKYRPASFGELVGQSQVTDPLSAALDSGRINHAYLFSGPRGCGKTSSARILARSLNCVEGPTSTPCGVCNSCVALAPGGPGTLDVTELDAASNNGVDDMRELRERANYAPAESRYRVFIIDEAHMISTQGFNALLKIVEEPPAHLIFIFATTEPDKMIGTIRSRTHNYPFRLLTPGDMRKVLKNAVEGEGVHVDESVYPLVIRAGGGSPRDSLSILDQLIAGSGPEGLTYERALPLLGVTSFTLIDDSIHALASKDNASMFTTIDDVIEEGLEPRRFTIDLLDRLRDLMVLQAVPEALNLGLVDAPTDRADALLEQSALFKGNELANLASMVNSGLDDMRGATSPRLLLEILCARLLLASNTVAVLSAASPSDAPAVASSGGLTGAAAARAKAREYGQKKAAPAPVAEPAVEPVATPVAKPVPTTPPAPEPAPAAEPVAEPVAEPVAAPVKVEEVRQEASVEKQPDVLETIRSRWAELRAAVGKQSVRTEIMLTEARVLGLRGDTLVLGHSTGALAARLNAPDHNSILVKVLAEETGQQLKVECVVGTNPAEAGFTAQPVAQKSTWNPNHDTKPAASHAPGQQQNPPSRDFAPSQPEEPESSAESAQPQTGWGQPVKIGGPAAEQQIHTPPAQVPAAPPAPVAPTASVAAGAPAKPSWKERAEQAAANAAQQRQSRQGSSEPFERGVPLPPEPDDLPPDPYGYPADEGIPGRNQGFQQQSAPESTPAAQPAPSVVQPVPQPSAQPHKLSEEEQLIREAAEEPGQMDRRDAKTIAMDLLAQELGAKPL from the coding sequence GTGGCTTTGTATAGCAAGTATCGACCGGCAAGTTTTGGTGAGCTCGTAGGGCAGTCGCAGGTTACTGACCCCCTGTCTGCAGCTCTAGATAGTGGACGCATCAACCACGCATATCTATTTTCAGGTCCGCGTGGTTGTGGCAAAACATCGTCGGCTCGCATCCTTGCTCGTTCCTTAAACTGTGTGGAAGGTCCAACTTCCACGCCGTGTGGAGTGTGTAATTCTTGTGTGGCGCTGGCTCCTGGTGGACCAGGAACTTTGGACGTCACTGAGCTTGACGCAGCTAGCAACAATGGCGTCGATGATATGCGTGAGCTGCGTGAACGCGCTAACTATGCACCGGCGGAATCCCGCTACCGCGTCTTCATCATCGATGAGGCACACATGATTAGTACGCAGGGCTTTAATGCTTTGCTCAAGATTGTGGAAGAGCCTCCAGCTCACCTCATCTTCATTTTTGCCACCACTGAGCCAGATAAAATGATCGGGACGATCCGTTCCCGTACCCACAATTATCCGTTCCGCCTGCTCACTCCCGGCGATATGCGCAAGGTACTGAAAAACGCCGTCGAGGGCGAAGGTGTGCACGTCGATGAATCCGTCTACCCGCTGGTCATCCGCGCCGGCGGTGGCAGCCCGCGCGATAGCTTATCGATCCTCGACCAACTCATCGCCGGCTCTGGCCCCGAGGGCCTAACCTACGAGCGCGCGTTACCGCTGCTGGGTGTCACAAGCTTCACGCTTATCGACGATTCCATCCACGCTCTTGCCTCCAAAGACAACGCGAGCATGTTCACGACCATCGATGATGTCATCGAAGAAGGCCTGGAGCCTCGCCGTTTCACCATCGACCTGCTGGACCGCCTCCGCGATCTCATGGTCCTCCAAGCAGTCCCTGAAGCTCTCAACCTCGGATTGGTTGATGCTCCGACAGATCGCGCCGATGCTCTCCTAGAACAATCCGCATTGTTCAAGGGCAATGAGCTAGCCAATCTTGCCTCGATGGTGAACTCCGGTCTCGATGATATGCGTGGCGCCACCTCACCACGCCTGCTTCTAGAGATCCTGTGTGCACGTCTCCTGCTGGCCAGTAACACCGTGGCTGTACTAAGCGCAGCGTCTCCATCTGATGCTCCAGCTGTTGCTTCTTCTGGTGGACTCACCGGTGCTGCAGCTGCTCGTGCGAAAGCGCGGGAATATGGCCAAAAGAAAGCAGCGCCAGCGCCAGTTGCTGAGCCTGCTGTGGAGCCGGTGGCTACACCTGTGGCGAAGCCAGTGCCAACAACGCCGCCTGCTCCTGAGCCAGCACCTGCTGCGGAACCCGTGGCGGAGCCTGTGGCAGAACCAGTTGCTGCGCCTGTAAAGGTGGAGGAAGTGAGGCAGGAGGCGAGCGTCGAAAAGCAGCCTGATGTCCTGGAAACAATCCGCAGCCGTTGGGCGGAGCTACGTGCGGCTGTTGGTAAACAAAGCGTACGCACGGAAATTATGCTCACCGAGGCGCGTGTACTAGGGCTTCGTGGCGATACCCTCGTGTTGGGACACAGCACGGGTGCGCTGGCTGCGCGCCTCAATGCGCCTGATCACAACAGCATTTTGGTGAAGGTGCTGGCTGAGGAAACAGGGCAGCAGCTGAAGGTGGAATGTGTCGTCGGGACGAATCCTGCAGAGGCCGGTTTCACCGCTCAGCCTGTGGCACAAAAGAGCACGTGGAACCCGAACCACGACACCAAACCCGCTGCCTCGCATGCACCTGGCCAACAGCAAAATCCACCATCACGCGACTTTGCACCAAGCCAGCCAGAGGAGCCTGAGAGTTCGGCTGAATCTGCACAACCTCAAACAGGATGGGGCCAACCGGTAAAAATCGGTGGACCCGCAGCTGAACAGCAGATCCACACCCCGCCTGCCCAGGTGCCAGCAGCTCCACCTGCTCCTGTTGCGCCTACTGCTTCTGTTGCCGCTGGTGCTCCGGCGAAGCCTTCGTGGAAGGAACGTGCAGAACAAGCCGCAGCTAATGCAGCCCAGCAACGTCAGTCGCGGCAAGGCAGTTCGGAGCCTTTCGAGCGCGGTGTGCCGTTGCCTCCTGAGCCAGACGATCTGCCACCGGATCCTTATGGATACCCAGCTGATGAGGGCATTCCTGGCCGTAACCAAGGATTCCAACAGCAGTCCGCTCCGGAATCTACTCCAGCGGCGCAGCCTGCTCCGTCTGTTGTACAGCCAGTGCCGCAGCCGTCCGCGCAGCCACATAAGTTGTCCGAAGAGGAGCAACTAATCCGTGAGGCCGCTGAAGAACCTGGTCAGATGGATCGTCGCGATGCGAAGACAATCGCCATGGACTTGTTAGCGCAAGAGCTCGGCGCGAAACCTTTGTAA
- a CDS encoding recombination mediator RecR, whose amino-acid sequence MFEGPLQDLIDELSRLPGVGPKSAQRIAFHLLNVDPVDITRLQEALGSIRDGVQFCRICCNISREEVCRICSDSGRDGGTICVVEEPKDIQVIERTGEFSGRYHVLGGALDPLANIGPRELNISPLLQRIGGVLPDRELADSTPENKLFDATPNVHEVILATDPNTEGEATASYLGRLLKDFPNLVVSRLASGMPLGGDLEFVDELTLSRALSGRLQI is encoded by the coding sequence GTGTTTGAAGGCCCACTCCAGGATCTCATCGACGAACTTTCTCGTCTCCCCGGCGTCGGCCCGAAAAGCGCCCAACGCATCGCATTTCACCTGCTCAACGTGGATCCTGTTGATATCACTCGTCTCCAGGAAGCTCTCGGAAGCATCCGTGACGGAGTCCAGTTCTGCCGCATCTGCTGCAATATTTCCCGCGAAGAAGTCTGTCGCATCTGCTCAGACTCCGGCCGCGACGGCGGAACCATCTGTGTCGTCGAAGAACCCAAAGACATCCAGGTCATCGAGCGCACCGGCGAATTCTCCGGCCGCTACCACGTCCTCGGCGGCGCCCTCGACCCGTTGGCCAACATCGGCCCACGCGAACTCAACATTTCCCCCCTCCTGCAGCGCATCGGCGGCGTCCTGCCCGACCGCGAGCTCGCAGATTCCACGCCCGAAAATAAGCTTTTCGACGCAACCCCCAACGTCCATGAAGTCATCCTCGCAACCGACCCCAACACCGAAGGTGAAGCCACGGCCTCCTACCTTGGCCGCCTGCTGAAAGACTTCCCAAATCTCGTAGTCTCCCGCCTGGCCTCCGGAATGCCATTGGGTGGCGACCTCGAATTCGTCGATGAACTCACCCTCTCCCGTGCACTGAGTGGACGCTTGCAGATCTAG
- a CDS encoding YbaB/EbfC family nucleoid-associated protein: MTQPDMSQILAQAQQMQAQLQEAQQEILATTVVGNAGNGLVTITMAGNGEVSAVTVDPKVVDPEDVETLQDLLLGAFKDAHTKVANVAEEKMGPLSQGMGGLF, translated from the coding sequence ATGACACAGCCAGATATGTCCCAGATCCTCGCCCAGGCACAGCAGATGCAGGCTCAGCTGCAGGAAGCTCAGCAGGAAATCCTAGCAACCACCGTTGTCGGAAACGCTGGCAACGGTCTGGTTACCATCACTATGGCTGGTAACGGCGAAGTTTCCGCAGTAACCGTTGATCCAAAGGTTGTGGATCCGGAAGATGTTGAGACCCTGCAGGACCTCCTGCTCGGCGCTTTCAAGGACGCACACACCAAGGTGGCTAACGTCGCTGAAGAGAAGATGGGCCCACTGTCTCAGGGCATGGGTGGCCTTTTCTAA
- a CDS encoding heparan-alpha-glucosaminide N-acetyltransferase domain-containing protein — protein sequence MTSHLEEKQVRVLEGDLPVDVRPHSGWSEERSVWTGHGDEAQPIKFGTTAVGTYRAEEEYGAERQWSKGRIIGINVARGLALFGMFSVHTLDPWNEEAERVTVLWMMTAGNAAALFAVLAGVGIALSTGGSKGLRPERRIHARVQLFVRALLILFIGLLSNLWLDPPVFNILPYYAVLFLLASLFLGVRKRTLCTWALLIMLAGPIAQYFVRSAEPYERILSPVPADLISNPADVLGTLLFTGTYPVTTWSAYMLVGLALGRMQLNRIQVQRGLFGFGAFAAVSGWLMSRMAVNFLGGYEGMLYSEVRITQEMVEAFLTEGPDEDLPTSSFWWLTVAGPHTNTFFSLLLSTGVAVSVLGATLLICRVFPRLLWPLAAAGSMTLTLYVCHMAFLHFYAIGDYSTDQELNLALAIQILGVLIISGLWSLLFRRGPLEWLVGELSKRIADPRRKSAETGGALKSGSRGMTGSGWGRHRAVSGRHSM from the coding sequence ATGACGAGCCATTTGGAAGAGAAACAGGTGCGAGTCCTGGAAGGAGACCTTCCGGTAGATGTTCGACCTCATTCTGGCTGGAGTGAAGAACGTTCGGTATGGACTGGTCATGGCGATGAAGCCCAGCCGATCAAGTTCGGCACCACCGCAGTGGGTACCTATCGGGCGGAGGAAGAATACGGTGCCGAACGGCAGTGGAGCAAGGGGAGGATCATTGGCATCAATGTTGCACGTGGTTTGGCCCTGTTCGGAATGTTTTCGGTGCACACCCTCGATCCATGGAATGAGGAGGCCGAGCGAGTCACCGTCCTGTGGATGATGACCGCAGGAAATGCCGCAGCCTTGTTCGCGGTGTTGGCAGGGGTGGGAATTGCGCTGTCCACCGGTGGATCCAAGGGGCTACGCCCGGAGCGTCGGATCCATGCTCGTGTGCAGCTCTTCGTCCGCGCACTGCTGATTCTCTTCATCGGTTTGCTATCCAATCTATGGCTGGATCCTCCAGTGTTCAATATCTTGCCGTACTACGCGGTACTTTTTCTGCTGGCCAGTCTTTTCCTTGGAGTTCGTAAACGAACTCTCTGCACCTGGGCATTACTAATCATGCTTGCTGGGCCGATCGCACAGTACTTCGTGCGGTCAGCGGAGCCGTATGAACGCATTCTCAGCCCTGTACCTGCGGATTTAATCTCCAATCCCGCAGATGTGTTGGGAACTTTGTTGTTCACCGGAACTTATCCGGTAACGACCTGGTCCGCCTACATGCTTGTGGGGTTGGCTCTTGGACGGATGCAATTGAACCGGATTCAGGTGCAACGGGGGTTGTTTGGCTTCGGCGCGTTTGCTGCAGTATCTGGCTGGCTGATGTCTCGTATGGCGGTTAATTTCCTGGGCGGATATGAGGGCATGCTCTACTCTGAGGTGCGGATTACTCAAGAAATGGTGGAGGCTTTCCTAACAGAAGGACCTGATGAGGATCTGCCGACTTCCTCATTCTGGTGGCTCACTGTCGCGGGGCCGCACACCAACACCTTTTTCTCGCTGCTGTTGAGTACCGGTGTGGCGGTGTCGGTTCTCGGCGCAACTTTGCTGATATGCCGAGTCTTCCCGAGATTGTTGTGGCCTCTGGCTGCAGCTGGTTCTATGACCTTGACGCTCTATGTCTGTCACATGGCTTTTCTGCACTTCTATGCGATCGGTGATTATTCCACAGATCAGGAGCTCAACTTGGCACTGGCGATCCAGATTTTGGGAGTGCTGATTATTTCTGGTCTGTGGAGCTTGCTTTTCCGTCGTGGACCTCTGGAATGGCTGGTGGGTGAGCTCAGTAAGAGGATTGCGGATCCGCGGAGAAAGTCAGCTGAAACTGGTGGTGCCCTGAAGTCTGGTTCGAGGGGTATGACGGGAAGTGGCTGGGGGCGTCACCGGGCAGTAAGTGGCAGACACAGCATGTAG
- a CDS encoding type 1 glutamine amidotransferase produces MTTLNIGLILPDVLGTYGDDGNALVLRQRARMRGISCEITRITLDDAVPSSLDLYCLGGGEDTAQILATEHLTKDGGLQTAATAGHPIFAVCAGLQVLGDSFRAAGRVVDGLGLIDATTVSLQKRAIGEVETTPTRAGFTAELTERLTGFENHMGATLLGPDAEPLGRVVRGEGNTDIWAASENTDDQRQQFAEGAVQGSIIATYMHGPALARNPQLADLMLAKAMGVALKDLEPLDIDVIDRLRAERLA; encoded by the coding sequence AACGCACTAGTACTGCGCCAACGCGCTCGCATGCGTGGCATCTCCTGTGAAATCACACGCATCACCCTCGACGACGCCGTCCCCTCCTCACTCGATCTCTACTGCCTCGGCGGCGGCGAAGACACCGCACAAATCCTTGCCACCGAGCACCTCACAAAAGACGGCGGCCTCCAAACCGCAGCCACCGCCGGCCACCCAATTTTCGCTGTATGCGCAGGTCTCCAAGTACTTGGCGATTCCTTCCGCGCCGCCGGCCGAGTCGTCGACGGCCTCGGGCTTATCGACGCCACCACCGTCTCTTTACAAAAACGAGCCATCGGAGAAGTCGAAACAACACCAACCCGCGCCGGATTCACCGCTGAGTTAACCGAACGACTCACCGGCTTTGAAAACCACATGGGCGCCACCCTGCTCGGCCCCGACGCCGAACCACTCGGCCGAGTCGTCCGCGGCGAAGGCAACACCGATATCTGGGCAGCCTCCGAAAACACCGATGACCAACGCCAACAATTCGCCGAAGGCGCCGTCCAAGGCAGCATCATCGCCACCTACATGCACGGCCCCGCACTCGCCCGAAACCCCCAACTCGCCGACCTCATGCTCGCAAAAGCAATGGGTGTCGCACTAAAGGATCTGGAGCCTTTGGACATCGACGTCATCGACCGCCTCCGCGCCGAACGCCTGGCGTAG